Within the Clostridium scatologenes genome, the region AAAAAAATTAAGACAGCAGAGTTTAAATGCAGTTCCACGTATTTCTATGGAAAGGGCACAAATTGAAAGTGAAGTTTACAAAAAATATGAAGGTAAAGTGTCTATTCCAGTACTTAGAGCATTGGTTTTAAAAGAGTTAATGAGTAAGAAAAAACTTTATATTAATGATGGAGAATTAATAGTTGGAGAAAGAGGAGAAGAACCTGCAGCAACTTCAACTTATCCAGAACTTTGTTGTCATACTCTAGAGGATTTTGACATAATGGACATGAGAGAAAAAATATCCTTCAAAGTAGATGAAGAAGCTAAAAAAATACAAGACGAAGTTATAATTCCATACTGGAAAGAAAGATCTATGAGATATAAAATTTTAAACAGCATGTCTGAAGAATGGAAAGATTGCTATGCAGCAGGATTATTTACAGAATTTATGGAACAAAGAGGTCCAGGACATACTGCAGGAGATGGAAAGATATATAAGAAGGGATTTTTAGATTTTAAAAAGGATATTGAAGAAGCTATTTCAAAGCTTGATTATTATGAAGATGATGGTGCTTTAGATAAGAAAAATCAATTGGAAGCTATGAGCATAGCTTGTGATGCAATAATGATTTTAGGTAAGCGATATTCAGAGTATGCTAAAGAGTTAGCACAAAATGAAAAGGACGAGCAAAGAAAAAAAGAACTTTTGGAGATTTCAGAAGTATGCCAAAATGTACCAGAAAATGCTCCAAAAAACTTTAGAGAAGCTCTTCAAATGTATTGGTTTGTTCACTTATGTGTTATATCAGAATTAAATCCATGGGATGCTTTTAATCCAGGAAGATTAGATCAACATTTAATTCCATTTTATGAAAAAGAAGTAGAAGAAGGTACTTTAACTCATGAAAAAGCAGAAGAATTGTTACAGTGCTTCTGGGTTAAATTTAATAATCAACCAGCACCTCCTAAGGTTGGAGTAACTTTAAAGGAAAGTGGAACTTATACGGATTTTGCCAACATTAACGTAGGTGGAGTAAGGCCAGATGGCTCGGATGGAGTTAATGATGTAAGCTATCTTTTACTTGATGTAATAGATGAAATGAGACTATTGCAACCAAGTTCTAATGTACAAATAAGCAAAAAGAGTCCACAAAAATTTGTAAAGAGAGCTTGCGAAGTTTCAAGAAAAGGATGGGGTCAACCATCAATGTTTAATGCTGATGCTGTAGTTCAAGAGCTAGTTAGAGCTGGTAAAACTATAGAGGATGCTAGATCTGGTGGAACTAGCGGATGTGTTGAAGCAGGAGCCTTTGGTAAAGAAGCTTACATTTTAACTGGATATTTTAATCTTCCAAAAATATTTGAAATAACATTAAACAATGGTATTGATATAATGACAGGTAAAAAGCTTGGAATTGAAACAGGAGATGTTACAAAATTTGAAAGTTATGAAGAAGTATTTGATGCTTTTAAGAAACAACTTAAGCACTTTGTTGATATAAAGGTTAAAGGTAATAGGGTAATTGAAAAGTTATATGCTACATTAATGCCAGTTCCATTCCTTTCTGTAGTAACAGATGATTGTATTTCAAAAGGAAAGGATTATAATGCAGGTGGTGCAAGATATAATACTAGCTACATTCAAGGAGTTGGTATAGGAACTATTACTGACAGCTTATCAGCTATAAAATGTCAGGTATTTGATAAAAAGAATATAAGTATGAAGGAATTAATGGAAGCTTTAAAAGATAACTTTGAAGGACATGAAGATATTTTAAATTTAGTGAAAAATAAGACTCCTAAATATGGTAATGATGATGATTATGCAGATGCTATAATGAAAACAATATTTGATGCTTACTATAATGAAGTAAATGGAAGAAAAAATGGAAGAGGTGGAGTTCATAGAATAGATATGCTTCCAACTACATGTCATGTTTACTTTGGTTCAGTTATGGGAGCTAGTGCTAATGGAAGAAAAGCTCATGTTCCAGTTTCAGAAGGTATTTCACCTGAAAAGGGTGCAGATGTAAATGGACCTACAGCAGTGGTTAAATCTGCATCAAAAATGGATCATTTGAGAACTGGAGGAACTTTATTGAATCAGAAATTTGATCCAAGTGTAGTACAAGGAGAAGAAGGATTAAATAATTTGGCAAGCTTAGTAAGATCATATTTTACACTAGATGGACATCATATTCAATTTAATATAGTAAGTAGAGAAACTCTTTTAGCAGCTCAAAAAAATCCTGATGACTATAGAGATCTTATAGTTCGTGTTGCAGGATATAGTGATTACTTTAATAATCTTGATAAGGTATTACAAGGGGAAATAATAGAGAGAACTGAACAATCCTTTGATGGATGCGCTGTTTGCTAGTTTAATATAGGTAAGAAAGGAAGTGAATTTTAGTAAGAAATTAATATTTATGGTATGCTTTCTTACTAAAAATAAGTTATGAATAAAGTTATAGGTTTTATAGGTTGTGGAAATATGGGGGGAGCAATGATAGGGGGGATAATTAAAGCAGGTTTATCTTCCCCAGACGATATAATGGTAGGAGATTTAAATGAAAAAAATTTGGAAGCATGTGCTGAAAAGTATGGGATAAAAACTACTACAGATAATAATGAGGTAGCTAAAGCTTCTGATATTTTGATTTTGTCAATAAAACCCAATTTGTATCCAGTGGTGATTGAACAAATAAAAGATAAGGTGAAGAAAAATGTAATAATAGTGACAATTGCAGCAGGAAAAGCTATAAGTGGTACTGAAGAAGCTTTTGGAAGAAAGCTAAAGGTAGTCAGAGTAATGCCAAATACTCCAGCTTTAGTAGGAGAAGGAATGGCGGCATTATGTCCAA harbors:
- the hypD gene encoding trans-4-hydroxy-L-proline dehydratase, which codes for MITERVKKLRQQSLNAVPRISMERAQIESEVYKKYEGKVSIPVLRALVLKELMSKKKLYINDGELIVGERGEEPAATSTYPELCCHTLEDFDIMDMREKISFKVDEEAKKIQDEVIIPYWKERSMRYKILNSMSEEWKDCYAAGLFTEFMEQRGPGHTAGDGKIYKKGFLDFKKDIEEAISKLDYYEDDGALDKKNQLEAMSIACDAIMILGKRYSEYAKELAQNEKDEQRKKELLEISEVCQNVPENAPKNFREALQMYWFVHLCVISELNPWDAFNPGRLDQHLIPFYEKEVEEGTLTHEKAEELLQCFWVKFNNQPAPPKVGVTLKESGTYTDFANINVGGVRPDGSDGVNDVSYLLLDVIDEMRLLQPSSNVQISKKSPQKFVKRACEVSRKGWGQPSMFNADAVVQELVRAGKTIEDARSGGTSGCVEAGAFGKEAYILTGYFNLPKIFEITLNNGIDIMTGKKLGIETGDVTKFESYEEVFDAFKKQLKHFVDIKVKGNRVIEKLYATLMPVPFLSVVTDDCISKGKDYNAGGARYNTSYIQGVGIGTITDSLSAIKCQVFDKKNISMKELMEALKDNFEGHEDILNLVKNKTPKYGNDDDYADAIMKTIFDAYYNEVNGRKNGRGGVHRIDMLPTTCHVYFGSVMGASANGRKAHVPVSEGISPEKGADVNGPTAVVKSASKMDHLRTGGTLLNQKFDPSVVQGEEGLNNLASLVRSYFTLDGHHIQFNIVSRETLLAAQKNPDDYRDLIVRVAGYSDYFNNLDKVLQGEIIERTEQSFDGCAVC
- the proC gene encoding pyrroline-5-carboxylate reductase yields the protein MNKVIGFIGCGNMGGAMIGGIIKAGLSSPDDIMVGDLNEKNLEACAEKYGIKTTTDNNEVAKASDILILSIKPNLYPVVIEQIKDKVKKNVIIVTIAAGKAISGTEEAFGRKLKVVRVMPNTPALVGEGMAALCPNEVVTKEEIGEIVSIFESFGKAEIVPEKLMDAVTSVSGSSPAYVYMFIEAMADAAVLDGMPRAQAYKFAAQSVLGSAKMVLETGMHPGALKDMVCSPGGTTIEAVEVLEEKGLRAAVMAAMKSCTKKSKEMSK